From Candidatus Sphingomonas colombiensis, one genomic window encodes:
- a CDS encoding thioredoxin domain-containing protein translates to MKRLLPILALAFAAPLVAAPRPWISVAAPAAQGSYVIGNPAARVKLVEYVSYTCPHCMHFTRDSAAVLKGKMITSGSLSLEIRSSIHDRYDLVAAMLARCSGPAIFPKLHEALFAQQEQWLQRAMEFDSANAQRLGLYGAAAQYRLIAQGAGLDAIARDAGMTQPAIDQCLADPKVAQTVIERATAIGDKIRGTPAFELNGKLIEGVDWAKLEPMLRAAGAK, encoded by the coding sequence ATGAAACGACTGCTCCCGATTCTCGCGCTCGCCTTCGCCGCCCCGCTCGTCGCTGCCCCACGCCCGTGGATCAGCGTCGCCGCGCCCGCCGCACAGGGAAGTTATGTCATCGGCAACCCCGCGGCGCGGGTGAAGCTGGTCGAATATGTCAGCTACACCTGCCCGCATTGCATGCATTTCACGCGCGATTCGGCCGCGGTGCTGAAGGGCAAGATGATCACCTCCGGCTCGCTGAGCCTGGAGATTCGCAGCTCGATCCATGATCGCTACGATCTGGTCGCCGCGATGCTGGCACGCTGCTCGGGCCCGGCGATCTTCCCGAAGCTGCATGAGGCGTTATTCGCTCAGCAGGAGCAGTGGCTGCAACGCGCGATGGAATTCGATTCCGCCAACGCGCAGCGACTGGGGCTTTATGGCGCGGCCGCGCAATATCGGCTGATCGCGCAGGGCGCCGGGCTCGATGCGATCGCGCGCGACGCCGGAATGACGCAACCGGCGATCGACCAATGCCTCGCCGATCCCAAAGTCGCGCAAACCGTGATCGAGCGCGCCACCGCCATCGGCGACAAGATTCGCGGCACCCCAGCATTCGAACTGAACGGCAAGTTGATCGAGGGCGTCGATTGGGCGAAGCTCGAGCCGATGCTGCGCGCTGCCGGCGCCAAGTGA
- a CDS encoding thioredoxin domain-containing protein: protein MTLRFAVSVAAIALLSACGSNGAGNSAAPAAPVAAVAAPEGQDWTQVVSKTADGGYVMGNPNATIKLVEYGSRTCPTCGAFGQTGMKPLEENYVKTGKVSYEFRDFLVHAPDLGVAALGECVGEAPFFPLLEQMYVEQPKFLEKLEKLPPDFQQKLQAMTPAQQATAWVEYLGYLDFVKQRGVTEAQARACLADGKKLEAITKVTETGMQQHNVTGTPSFFLNGKLLEGSVTWPQIESALKNAGA, encoded by the coding sequence ATGACGCTTCGTTTCGCCGTTTCAGTCGCCGCGATCGCGCTGCTCTCCGCCTGCGGCAGCAATGGCGCCGGCAATTCCGCCGCGCCCGCCGCCCCGGTCGCCGCCGTCGCTGCGCCAGAGGGACAGGATTGGACCCAGGTCGTCTCGAAAACCGCTGACGGCGGCTATGTAATGGGTAACCCCAATGCGACCATCAAGCTCGTCGAATATGGCTCGCGCACTTGCCCGACCTGCGGCGCATTCGGCCAGACGGGCATGAAGCCGCTGGAGGAAAACTACGTCAAGACCGGCAAGGTCTCGTATGAATTCCGCGACTTCCTCGTCCACGCCCCCGATCTTGGCGTCGCTGCGCTCGGCGAATGCGTCGGTGAGGCGCCGTTCTTCCCGCTCCTCGAACAGATGTATGTCGAGCAGCCCAAGTTCCTCGAGAAGCTCGAAAAGCTGCCGCCCGATTTCCAGCAGAAGCTTCAGGCGATGACCCCGGCGCAACAGGCGACCGCGTGGGTGGAATATCTCGGCTATCTCGATTTCGTGAAGCAGCGCGGCGTCACCGAGGCACAGGCGCGCGCCTGCCTTGCCGACGGCAAGAAGCTGGAGGCGATCACCAAGGTGACCGAGACCGGAATGCAGCAGCATAACGTCACCGGCACGCCCAGCTTCTTCCTCAACGGCAAGCTGCTTGAAGGGTCGGTCACCTGGCCGCAGATCGAGTCCGCGCTGAAGAACGCCGGGGCCTGA
- the smc gene encoding chromosome segregation protein SMC, protein MQIKRLRLTGFKSFVDPADLRIEPGLTGVVGPNGCGKSNLLEALRWTMGENSPKSMRGAGMEDVIFAGTATRPARDFAEVSILAELEGEEKEVVRRIERGAGSAYRIDGRDVRAKDVALLFADAATGAHSPALVSQGRISAVISAKPAERRAMLEEAAGIAGLHVRRKDAEQKLRATEANLQRLDEVIADQETRAAALRRQARQAERYRVLSAQIRVAEARMIFSRWREAASAADAAKAEAAESETRVALATETQNAATAYQARATETLAEARAAALAARDRATDAAHRLATLNTEKAGIERRLAELTDAAGRITADREREGQLANDAAEALTRLAAESKALEAEIAAVAAELPALDNAQADAEREARDAEVALAQALARQASEAAETRVAHAALAAARARADRAEREARAAAAALAALPDAAPLEAGRTEAEQVLATAASDAEQARRDLAQADEDEKAAVTARDDAQSRRATARAELAALESEATTLTRATQRSGRDRLLDHVRAAPGYERALAAALGDDLEIGMDIGAEAHWAGAEPLPTDPAPAGNALTAHVTAPPQLARRLAQIIVIAADDGRSLAVGQRLVTLTGQLRRWDGFVARSGGAAAAERLERLNRLAAIEGALPDARTAVETADAALAMIEAKIAAARATAGAARSSLSRAETAARDAQQRIDRAVTQIERLAGQRSDLTARAAQTGAERDIAASEVTQAETAIAELPDTSATAGEVAALQRSAESRRGAVAQTRTDRAARERAGAAARERLAASQAEVKSWKNRAGDAARRIADMAKREGEIAQDRETLAPRPAALTAEIADLSSQHDAARTAADTLAVAERDAEAALRRCEEAARITGEALAATREARAGALARAENQELRRVELGRLAGERFECPAPVLPTKAGFDSTTIRSPQDESSAHEKLTLDRERIGPVNLVAEQELVDLEAGAVGNAVERDELGQAVNRLRGSIGTLNREGRQRLLAAFEAVDGHFRRLFTTLFNGGQAHLELVDSDDPLEAGLEIMAQPPGKRLQSLTLLSGGEQALTAVALIFGLFLTNPAPICVLDEVDAPLDDANIERFCDLLDRMTRETQTRYLIVTHNAVTMSRMHRLFGVTMIERGVSRLVSVDLQAAETLLAAE, encoded by the coding sequence ATGCAGATAAAGCGACTGAGGCTCACGGGCTTCAAGAGCTTCGTCGACCCGGCCGATCTTCGGATCGAGCCGGGGCTGACGGGGGTCGTCGGGCCCAACGGCTGCGGCAAATCCAATCTGCTGGAAGCGCTGCGCTGGACGATGGGCGAAAACTCGCCCAAATCGATGCGCGGCGCCGGCATGGAAGACGTGATCTTCGCCGGCACCGCGACCCGCCCGGCGCGCGATTTCGCCGAAGTCTCGATCCTCGCTGAGCTTGAGGGGGAGGAGAAGGAAGTCGTCCGCCGCATCGAGCGCGGCGCCGGTTCCGCTTATCGCATCGACGGCCGCGATGTGCGCGCCAAGGACGTCGCGCTGCTGTTCGCCGACGCCGCGACCGGCGCGCACTCCCCCGCGCTGGTCAGCCAGGGGCGGATCAGCGCGGTGATCTCCGCGAAGCCGGCCGAGCGCCGCGCGATGCTCGAGGAAGCGGCCGGGATCGCCGGCCTCCACGTTCGCCGCAAGGATGCCGAGCAAAAGCTCCGCGCAACCGAAGCTAATCTCCAGCGGCTCGACGAGGTGATCGCGGATCAAGAAACCCGCGCCGCCGCGCTCCGGCGGCAGGCACGGCAGGCAGAGCGTTACCGCGTGCTTTCCGCACAGATCCGCGTCGCCGAGGCGCGCATGATCTTCAGTCGTTGGCGTGAGGCGGCAAGTGCGGCTGATGCGGCCAAGGCCGAGGCCGCCGAATCCGAAACGCGCGTTGCCCTCGCCACGGAAACGCAGAACGCAGCCACAGCCTATCAGGCGCGGGCGACCGAGACGCTCGCCGAGGCGCGTGCGGCCGCCCTCGCCGCGCGCGATCGCGCAACCGATGCCGCGCACCGGCTTGCGACGCTCAACACGGAAAAGGCCGGGATTGAACGCCGGCTCGCCGAACTGACCGACGCCGCCGGGCGGATCACCGCGGACCGCGAGCGCGAAGGCCAACTGGCCAATGACGCCGCAGAGGCGCTGACGCGGCTGGCGGCCGAGAGCAAGGCACTGGAGGCCGAAATCGCCGCTGTCGCCGCAGAGCTGCCCGCGCTCGATAACGCGCAGGCGGACGCGGAGCGCGAGGCGCGCGATGCCGAGGTCGCGCTGGCGCAGGCACTGGCGCGGCAGGCAAGCGAGGCGGCCGAAACCCGCGTCGCCCATGCCGCGCTCGCCGCAGCCCGCGCGCGCGCCGACCGCGCCGAGCGCGAGGCACGCGCCGCCGCCGCCGCGCTCGCGGCACTTCCCGATGCCGCGCCGCTGGAGGCCGGGCGAACCGAAGCCGAGCAGGTGCTGGCAACCGCCGCGAGCGACGCGGAACAGGCGCGGCGCGATCTCGCCCAGGCCGACGAGGACGAGAAAGCCGCCGTCACCGCCCGTGATGATGCGCAGAGCCGCCGCGCGACCGCGCGGGCTGAACTCGCCGCATTGGAGAGCGAGGCCACCACGCTCACCCGCGCGACCCAGCGTTCGGGCCGCGATCGCCTGCTCGATCACGTCCGAGCCGCACCGGGCTATGAGCGTGCGCTGGCGGCCGCTTTGGGCGACGATCTGGAGATCGGGATGGATATCGGCGCGGAGGCACATTGGGCCGGCGCGGAGCCCTTGCCGACCGATCCCGCGCCGGCCGGCAATGCGCTCACCGCACATGTCACCGCGCCACCGCAACTCGCGCGACGGCTGGCGCAGATCATCGTCATCGCGGCGGATGACGGGCGGTCGCTTGCGGTCGGGCAACGGCTGGTGACGCTGACTGGGCAGCTTCGCCGCTGGGACGGGTTCGTCGCACGCAGCGGTGGCGCGGCGGCAGCGGAGCGGCTGGAACGACTCAACCGGCTCGCTGCGATCGAGGGCGCGCTGCCCGATGCGCGCACCGCCGTGGAGACGGCCGACGCAGCATTGGCGATGATCGAAGCGAAGATCGCGGCCGCGCGCGCCACCGCCGGCGCGGCCCGCAGCAGTCTCTCCCGCGCTGAAACGGCTGCGCGCGACGCCCAACAGCGCATCGACCGTGCGGTCACCCAGATCGAGCGGCTCGCGGGGCAGCGTTCCGATCTCACCGCACGCGCCGCGCAGACCGGCGCCGAACGCGACATCGCGGCGTCCGAAGTCACGCAGGCAGAGACCGCGATCGCCGAATTACCCGATACCAGCGCGACGGCCGGCGAAGTGGCCGCACTCCAGCGTTCCGCCGAATCGCGACGCGGGGCCGTCGCCCAGACTCGCACCGATCGCGCCGCACGTGAGCGTGCCGGCGCCGCCGCGCGCGAACGGCTAGCCGCCTCACAAGCCGAGGTAAAAAGCTGGAAGAACCGCGCCGGAGACGCGGCCCGCCGCATCGCCGACATGGCTAAACGCGAAGGCGAGATCGCACAGGATCGCGAAACGCTAGCCCCCCGCCCGGCAGCGCTCACGGCTGAAATCGCCGATCTTTCCTCACAGCACGACGCCGCGCGAACCGCCGCCGATACACTTGCCGTAGCCGAGCGAGACGCTGAAGCCGCGCTCCGTCGGTGCGAGGAGGCCGCGCGGATCACCGGCGAGGCGCTCGCCGCGACGCGCGAGGCCCGCGCCGGCGCGCTGGCTCGCGCGGAAAATCAGGAGCTGCGGCGTGTGGAACTGGGCCGGCTCGCCGGTGAACGCTTCGAATGCCCCGCGCCCGTGCTTCCCACCAAAGCCGGGTTCGACAGCACGACCATCCGATCGCCGCAGGACGAATCGAGCGCGCACGAAAAGCTGACGCTCGACCGCGAGCGGATCGGCCCGGTCAATCTCGTCGCCGAACAGGAACTGGTGGATCTGGAGGCCGGCGCGGTCGGCAATGCGGTGGAGCGTGACGAACTGGGGCAAGCGGTCAATCGCCTGCGCGGATCGATCGGTACGCTCAATCGCGAAGGGCGCCAGCGGCTGCTCGCGGCGTTCGAAGCGGTTGACGGACATTTCCGGCGGCTGTTCACTACATTGTTCAACGGCGGTCAGGCGCATCTCGAACTCGTTGATTCGGATGATCCGCTCGAGGCTGGGCTGGAAATCATGGCGCAGCCACCGGGCAAGCGGCTTCAATCGCTCACTCTGCTATCCGGCGGAGAGCAGGCGCTGACTGCGGTGGCGCTGATCTTCGGCCTTTTCCTCACCAACCCTGCCCCCATCTGCGTGCTCGATGAGGTCGATGCGCCGCTCGACGACGCCAATATCGAGCGTTTCTGCGATCTGCTCGATCGCATGACGCGCGAAACACAAACCCGCTATCTGATCGTCACGCACAATGCGGTGACGATGAGCCGGATGCATCGGCTATTCGGCGTCACCATGATCGAGCGCGGTGTCAGCCGACTGGTTTCCGTCGATCTTCAGGCGGCGGAGACCCTGCTCGCGGCGGAATGA
- a CDS encoding GGDEF domain-containing protein, with product MITLIPMYGLSYFPGLEVPLPYWIFAAVTSGGVSFLVALRFTVQSERLRRLNEELRSAEVLLKRAAESDHLTAVLNRTAFLKLAEAHHTSTDGWILLLDIDHFKAINDRFGHEVGDRALQHVANVLRESLRSGDVVGRLGGEEFGIYLPGAGREKAMQIAERIRGNVETAAEFATMGIALTVSIGLAEADRRVAISESLRNADFAMYGAKHDGRNRISLTAKPGDCGTIEPTRRARPRPHSAASRVSAA from the coding sequence ATGATCACCCTTATCCCGATGTACGGATTGTCGTATTTCCCGGGACTTGAGGTTCCGTTGCCTTATTGGATTTTTGCGGCCGTCACCTCGGGTGGGGTCTCGTTTCTGGTTGCGTTGCGATTCACGGTTCAAAGCGAACGCCTGCGCCGGCTCAATGAGGAGCTACGATCGGCAGAGGTGCTCCTCAAGCGTGCCGCCGAATCCGATCACCTCACCGCCGTGCTGAATCGCACCGCGTTTCTGAAACTGGCGGAGGCGCATCACACGAGCACCGATGGCTGGATTTTGTTGCTAGATATCGATCACTTCAAGGCGATCAACGACCGCTTCGGGCATGAAGTGGGTGATCGCGCGCTACAGCATGTCGCGAACGTATTGCGCGAATCTCTGCGTTCCGGGGACGTTGTCGGTCGTCTGGGCGGCGAGGAATTTGGCATCTATCTGCCCGGCGCGGGTCGCGAAAAGGCGATGCAGATCGCCGAGCGCATCCGCGGCAACGTGGAAACCGCCGCCGAGTTCGCGACAATGGGGATCGCGCTGACGGTCAGCATCGGGCTGGCCGAGGCGGATCGCCGCGTCGCGATCAGCGAGAGCCTGCGCAACGCCGATTTCGCGATGTATGGCGCCAAGCACGATGGCAGGAACCGGATCAGCCTTACCGCCAAGCCGGGAGATTGCGGGACGATCGAGCCGACGCGGAGGGCACGGCCACGCCCTCATTCCGCCGCGAGCAGGGTCTCCGCCGCCTGA
- a CDS encoding DedA family protein produces MIEKLLAVLATFAVTVISAMGYWGIVLLMAIESACIPLPSEIIMPFAGYLVSTGQFDLYLAATAGAIGCNLGSIVAYEIGKRGGRPLAERWGRYVLIGPGELDMADRFFNRWGSLAILIGRMLPIIRTFIAFPAGVARMKLIPFHLYTFIGSWPFCFLLAWVGMKLGTAWNSDPRLKAFFHQADLGIGLVIVAAGGFYLWHRVRGLKKRSQA; encoded by the coding sequence ATGATCGAAAAGCTTCTGGCCGTACTCGCGACCTTTGCCGTCACTGTCATTTCCGCAATGGGCTATTGGGGCATCGTGCTGCTCATGGCGATCGAAAGTGCCTGCATCCCGCTGCCGTCGGAAATCATCATGCCGTTCGCCGGCTATCTCGTATCAACGGGCCAGTTCGATCTGTATCTCGCCGCCACCGCCGGGGCGATCGGGTGCAATCTTGGCTCCATCGTCGCTTATGAGATCGGCAAGCGCGGCGGGCGCCCGCTCGCTGAGCGCTGGGGCCGCTATGTGCTGATCGGGCCGGGCGAGTTGGACATGGCCGATCGCTTCTTCAACCGTTGGGGATCGCTCGCGATCCTGATCGGGCGGATGCTGCCGATTATCCGCACCTTCATCGCCTTCCCGGCGGGCGTGGCGCGGATGAAGCTGATCCCGTTTCACCTTTACACGTTCATCGGATCATGGCCGTTCTGCTTCCTGCTCGCGTGGGTGGGCATGAAGCTCGGCACGGCATGGAACAGCGATCCGCGGCTCAAGGCGTTCTTCCATCAGGCGGATCTCGGGATCGGGCTGGTGATCGTGGCGGCTGGCGGTTTCTATCTGTGGCATCGCGTGCGCGGCTTGAAGAAGCGCTCTCAGGCGTAA
- a CDS encoding DJ-1/PfpI family protein, with translation MRIAFLLFPNVTQLDLTGPAQVLSRMGEGTRLDLVAATLDPVPTDAGFAILPTATFDDVTATDILCVPGGFGTNGAIADDRTMNWVRGVGERAQWVTSVCTGSLVLGAAGLLDGYRATCHWGQRHMLPLFGTTPVAERVVVDRNRVTGAGVTAGIDFAFRLMALIRGEAHARFVQLSLEYDPDPPFDSGSPDRADAALVAAYERRVGALAPGRDEELRRLAARRGYA, from the coding sequence ATGCGTATCGCATTTCTGTTGTTTCCCAATGTCACCCAGCTTGATCTGACCGGGCCGGCGCAGGTGCTGTCACGGATGGGGGAGGGAACGCGGCTCGATCTGGTCGCCGCCACGCTCGATCCGGTGCCGACCGACGCGGGCTTCGCGATCCTGCCCACCGCCACCTTCGACGACGTAACCGCCACCGACATTCTGTGCGTGCCCGGTGGCTTCGGCACCAATGGCGCGATCGCGGACGACCGGACGATGAATTGGGTGCGGGGCGTGGGCGAACGCGCGCAATGGGTGACGAGCGTATGCACCGGATCCCTGGTGCTTGGCGCGGCGGGGCTGCTCGATGGCTATCGCGCGACCTGCCATTGGGGGCAGCGCCATATGCTCCCGCTGTTCGGCACAACGCCGGTCGCGGAGCGGGTGGTGGTGGATCGCAACCGCGTGACCGGCGCCGGAGTCACGGCGGGGATCGATTTCGCCTTCCGCCTGATGGCGTTGATCCGAGGCGAGGCGCACGCGCGCTTCGTGCAGCTCAGCCTCGAATATGATCCCGATCCGCCGTTCGATTCCGGCTCGCCCGATCGCGCCGATGCGGCGCTGGTCGCGGCTTATGAGCGCCGGGTTGGCGCGCTTGCGCCGGGGCGTGACGAGGAATTGCGCCGGCTGGCGGCGCGGCGCGGTTACGCCTGA
- a CDS encoding demethoxyubiquinone hydroxylase family protein — MSWKPGDRRHAIKSMIRVDQAGEYGATRIYAGQLAIMGHRSPAARKISGMAMQEERHRAFFDRLIAERGVRPTLLQPFWNVAGFALGAVTAAIGPEAAMACTAAVETEIDKHYAEQLEVLGDDDPALADAIREFQAEEVEHRETALASGAEDAPAYPLLSGVIRLGCRFAIATAKRI; from the coding sequence ATGAGCTGGAAACCGGGCGACCGCCGCCACGCGATCAAATCGATGATCCGCGTCGATCAGGCCGGTGAATATGGCGCGACGCGCATCTACGCCGGGCAACTCGCGATCATGGGGCATCGTTCGCCCGCGGCGCGCAAGATCAGCGGCATGGCGATGCAGGAGGAGCGGCATCGCGCATTCTTCGATCGGCTGATCGCCGAGCGCGGCGTGCGGCCGACGTTGCTCCAGCCGTTCTGGAATGTCGCCGGTTTCGCATTGGGGGCGGTGACGGCCGCGATCGGCCCGGAAGCTGCGATGGCCTGCACCGCTGCCGTCGAAACAGAGATCGACAAGCATTACGCTGAACAGCTCGAGGTACTGGGCGACGACGATCCCGCGCTTGCCGATGCGATCCGCGAATTTCAGGCCGAGGAGGTCGAGCACCGGGAAACCGCGCTCGCCAGCGGGGCGGAGGATGCCCCGGCCTATCCCCTGTTGTCGGGCGTGATCCGGCTCGGTTGTCGCTTCGCTATTGCCACGGCAAAACGCATCTGA
- a CDS encoding disulfide bond formation protein B, translated as MNRSQILARAIALLLPAALLAGAWGSQLIGGLHPCEMCHWQRWPHYGAVVAAAFAYIVPGRSVKLTLVAGAAAMIAVSGMIGVFHAGVEYHWWDGITACSSSVTGEGISTDEMLRRILAAPVVRCDAAQWSLFGISLAGFNAIFSLGGAGVIAWLIRRRG; from the coding sequence GTGAACCGTTCCCAAATTCTGGCCCGCGCCATCGCGTTGCTCCTTCCCGCGGCGTTGCTCGCGGGCGCATGGGGATCGCAACTGATCGGCGGCCTGCACCCGTGTGAGATGTGCCATTGGCAGCGCTGGCCGCACTATGGCGCGGTCGTGGCGGCTGCATTCGCGTACATCGTGCCGGGACGCTCGGTGAAGTTGACGCTTGTCGCGGGCGCGGCGGCGATGATCGCGGTATCCGGCATGATCGGCGTGTTTCACGCGGGGGTCGAATATCATTGGTGGGATGGGATCACTGCCTGTTCGTCCAGCGTGACGGGTGAGGGGATCAGCACTGATGAGATGTTGCGCCGGATTCTCGCGGCGCCGGTGGTGCGTTGCGATGCGGCACAATGGTCGTTGTTCGGGATTTCGCTTGCCGGGTTCAACGCGATTTTCTCGCTCGGCGGCGCGGGCGTGATCGCCTGGCTGATCCGGAGGCGCGGATGA
- a CDS encoding S41 family peptidase, protein MKFKLFQATALVATLALVPVATGAMAAVDTDTYRQMDKFLDVYNRVKADYVDKVSDEQLIRGAIDGMLASLDPHSSYVDGRDFDNLRIQTEGNYGGLGLTVSMEDGAVKVIAPQEDTPAAKAGIKPGDYITHIDGKLLYGGTLDDAVAQMRGKPGSKLSLTIVRPGRDKPFDVTLTREVIVQHPVKWQVKGDVGYIDINTFSETTGADTRAALLAIDKALGHRPLGYVIDLRSNGGGLLTQAIEVSDAFLDHGEIVSQRGRDPRENQRYFAKPGDDAHGLPVIILTDSGTASASEIVAGALQDNHRALIMGERTFGKGSVQTLLPVGPTTALRLTTARYYTPSGRSVQEGGIEPDIKVPQLSDPDYKARPVFREADLRRHLINEVKSDNKVLEEDTKEDPRFSATPDSLKKERIDDFQLWYALKTIARLGGPTQVAAVTAALQKDAKDTKDVAAK, encoded by the coding sequence ATGAAGTTCAAGCTGTTTCAGGCCACCGCCCTTGTCGCGACGCTCGCGCTGGTGCCCGTCGCGACCGGTGCGATGGCCGCTGTCGATACCGATACCTATCGGCAGATGGACAAGTTCCTCGACGTTTATAACCGCGTAAAAGCCGATTACGTTGACAAGGTCAGCGACGAACAGCTGATCCGTGGTGCGATCGACGGGATGCTGGCGTCGCTCGATCCGCATTCCAGTTATGTCGACGGCCGCGATTTCGACAATCTGCGCATCCAGACCGAGGGGAATTACGGTGGCCTCGGCCTGACCGTCTCGATGGAGGATGGCGCGGTCAAGGTTATCGCCCCACAGGAGGATACCCCGGCGGCCAAGGCTGGGATCAAGCCCGGCGACTACATCACCCACATCGACGGCAAGCTGCTGTACGGCGGCACGCTGGACGATGCGGTCGCCCAGATGCGTGGCAAGCCGGGCAGCAAGCTTTCGCTGACGATCGTGCGCCCCGGTCGCGATAAGCCGTTCGACGTGACGCTCACCCGTGAGGTGATTGTCCAGCATCCGGTGAAATGGCAGGTGAAGGGCGATGTCGGCTATATCGACATCAACACCTTCTCCGAAACCACCGGCGCGGATACGCGCGCGGCTTTGCTGGCGATCGACAAGGCGTTGGGGCATCGCCCGCTTGGTTATGTCATCGATCTGCGCTCGAACGGCGGCGGGCTGCTGACGCAGGCGATCGAGGTGTCGGACGCGTTCCTCGATCATGGTGAGATCGTCTCCCAGCGCGGCCGCGACCCGCGCGAGAACCAGCGTTATTTCGCGAAGCCTGGTGACGATGCACACGGCCTGCCCGTCATCATCCTGACCGATTCGGGCACCGCGAGCGCGAGCGAAATCGTCGCGGGCGCGCTGCAGGACAATCACCGCGCGCTCATCATGGGTGAGCGCACGTTCGGCAAGGGATCGGTGCAGACACTGCTGCCGGTTGGCCCGACCACAGCGCTCCGGCTCACCACGGCACGTTACTATACGCCGTCCGGCCGTTCGGTGCAGGAGGGCGGGATCGAGCCGGATATCAAGGTGCCGCAGCTTTCCGATCCCGATTACAAGGCGCGCCCGGTGTTCCGCGAGGCCGATCTGCGCCGGCATCTGATCAACGAGGTGAAATCCGACAATAAGGTGCTGGAGGAGGACACGAAGGAAGATCCGCGCTTCTCCGCCACGCCGGATAGTTTGAAGAAAGAACGGATCGACGACTTTCAGCTTTGGTATGCGTTGAAGACGATCGCGCGGCTCGGAGGCCCGACGCAGGTGGCAGCCGTCACCGCCGCGTTGCAGAAAGACGCCAAGGATACGAAGGACGTAGCGGCCAAGTGA
- a CDS encoding peptidoglycan DD-metalloendopeptidase family protein, which translates to MRGRGAMLGALAAMLLAAPVAAPAEDSLAAARARLAQARAAADEANKHAASLDQQAAAERDASARFRVEEQAVAARIARAEADLAVAQARVAIVAELQERQRGELARRQEPVARLLAALASLAGRPAIVAVAQPGSITDMVHLRAALATVVPVIDTRTAEVRAGLAESRRLASVAALAAIKLRDGHANLIAERGRLAALRDRHDNAAARFDHDSRVASDRAIAMGEEARDLVDRMAAIGDERLTLVALARLPGPPVADPAPAGAPAAYRLPVVGRLVTGLGEISDNGVRARGLTFAVPQAAALAAPAAGHVIFARSFRDYGGTIIIDHGAGWSTLVTGLGTIAVKRGQAITAGQLLGRATKNDEPRVTVELRRRDQPVDITALIG; encoded by the coding sequence ATGAGGGGCAGGGGGGCGATGCTGGGAGCGCTGGCGGCGATGCTGCTCGCCGCACCAGTGGCTGCGCCAGCGGAGGATTCGCTGGCCGCCGCACGTGCGCGACTGGCGCAAGCCCGCGCTGCGGCTGATGAGGCGAACAAGCACGCCGCTTCGCTCGATCAACAAGCGGCGGCCGAACGCGACGCCTCCGCGCGCTTCCGGGTCGAGGAGCAGGCCGTCGCTGCGCGGATCGCGCGAGCCGAGGCTGATCTGGCGGTGGCTCAGGCGCGAGTCGCTATCGTCGCGGAATTGCAAGAACGCCAACGGGGCGAACTCGCCCGGCGGCAAGAGCCGGTGGCGCGATTGCTCGCGGCACTTGCGTCGCTGGCGGGGCGCCCAGCGATCGTCGCGGTGGCGCAGCCGGGCTCAATCACGGATATGGTGCATCTCCGCGCGGCGCTTGCGACGGTCGTGCCGGTGATCGACACACGTACGGCCGAGGTGCGGGCAGGGCTGGCGGAATCGCGCCGGCTGGCAAGTGTGGCAGCACTGGCGGCGATAAAATTGCGCGACGGGCATGCCAATCTTATCGCCGAGCGCGGCCGGCTGGCGGCGCTGCGCGACCGTCATGATAACGCCGCGGCCCGGTTCGATCACGATTCCCGCGTCGCCTCGGATCGCGCGATCGCAATGGGCGAGGAGGCGCGCGATCTGGTCGATCGCATGGCCGCTATCGGCGACGAACGATTGACACTGGTGGCGCTGGCGCGATTGCCCGGGCCACCGGTGGCCGATCCGGCCCCTGCCGGCGCACCCGCGGCTTATCGCCTGCCCGTGGTGGGGCGGCTGGTGACGGGGCTGGGTGAGATTTCGGACAATGGCGTGCGCGCGCGCGGCCTGACCTTCGCCGTGCCGCAGGCCGCGGCGCTGGCTGCTCCTGCGGCGGGGCATGTGATCTTCGCGCGATCGTTCCGCGATTATGGCGGCACCATCATCATCGATCACGGCGCGGGCTGGAGCACGCTGGTTACTGGCCTCGGCACGATCGCGGTGAAGCGTGGGCAGGCGATCACGGCGGGGCAGTTGCTCGGCCGCGCGACCAAAAACGATGAGCCGCGCGTCACGGTTGAACTTCGCCGGCGGGACCAGCCGGTCGACATCACCGCGTTGATCGGCTGA